A region of Paucidesulfovibrio longus DSM 6739 DNA encodes the following proteins:
- a CDS encoding helix-turn-helix domain-containing protein yields the protein MPDKTLTHKDLGDALGVSVTTVKSYRRKFPGYIPVAGYGKPIRFQPKALEVCKKIRECFEQGLSVAETEKRLKQAGFRSEGGRRETAPEGQSVSAMAGASPEYLEKFFKTAGQMMQGMAQLATAQARSEQRLSRLEEALRGLLEAEAGNQVLLGELAAGFRTDRQSGDASSGQLPGGEASAPQDRTAEDRTMETDGLAAQERGDAEADSAGEDGETPSPQEEQGTPERRVRAKKIVNVRGRDGVDSYALEKGGQPDASRPAEPETDQPGAEFLAMPVAIRSERGDFLGLPGRLSLGDFTSFLVRQERESGPVLSTWSGVGDTWTLSLRSSTAKRRELGFSKHTTNRGVDLAVLLHLNQGGVVADREELMEFFREMKDLIHMIGEN from the coding sequence ATGCCAGACAAGACCCTGACCCACAAGGATCTCGGAGACGCCCTGGGCGTGTCCGTGACCACGGTGAAAAGCTATCGTCGCAAATTTCCGGGCTACATTCCCGTGGCGGGGTACGGCAAGCCCATCCGCTTCCAGCCCAAGGCGCTGGAGGTCTGCAAGAAAATCCGCGAATGCTTCGAGCAGGGCCTTTCCGTGGCCGAAACCGAGAAGCGCCTCAAGCAGGCCGGGTTCCGCTCCGAGGGCGGACGTCGGGAAACCGCCCCCGAAGGGCAGAGCGTCTCGGCCATGGCCGGAGCCTCTCCGGAATATCTGGAAAAATTCTTCAAGACCGCCGGGCAGATGATGCAGGGCATGGCCCAGCTGGCCACGGCCCAGGCAAGGTCGGAGCAGCGCCTTTCCAGGCTGGAGGAGGCCCTGCGCGGCCTGCTGGAAGCCGAAGCCGGGAATCAGGTGCTGCTCGGCGAGCTGGCCGCGGGATTCCGCACCGATCGGCAGTCGGGCGACGCCTCCTCCGGTCAGCTGCCGGGCGGGGAAGCGAGCGCCCCGCAGGATCGCACCGCCGAGGATCGGACCATGGAAACAGACGGCCTTGCTGCGCAAGAACGCGGCGACGCAGAAGCGGATTCCGCGGGCGAGGACGGGGAAACTCCCTCCCCACAGGAAGAGCAGGGCACCCCGGAGCGCCGCGTCCGCGCCAAGAAGATCGTCAACGTGCGCGGCCGGGACGGCGTGGACAGCTATGCCCTGGAAAAAGGGGGCCAGCCCGACGCAAGCCGCCCCGCAGAGCCGGAAACGGATCAGCCGGGCGCGGAATTCCTGGCCATGCCCGTGGCCATCCGTTCCGAACGCGGCGATTTTCTCGGTCTGCCGGGTCGGCTCTCCCTGGGCGACTTCACCAGCTTTCTCGTGCGCCAGGAGCGCGAAAGCGGTCCCGTGCTCTCCACCTGGAGCGGCGTGGGCGACACCTGGACGCTCTCCCTGCGCTCCTCCACGGCCAAGCGCCGCGAGCTGGGCTTTTCCAAGCACACCACCAACCGGGGCGTGGACCTCGCCGTGCTCCTGCACCTGAACCAGGGCGGAGTCGTGGCCGACCGCGAGG